The following coding sequences lie in one Arachis hypogaea cultivar Tifrunner chromosome 4, arahy.Tifrunner.gnm2.J5K5, whole genome shotgun sequence genomic window:
- the LOC112797442 gene encoding large ribosomal subunit protein uL16 encodes MGRRPARCYRQIKNKPYPKSRFCRGVPDPKIRIYDVGMKKKGVDEFPFCVHLVSWEKENVSSEALEAARIACNKYMAKFAGKDAFHLRVRVHPFHVLRINKMLSCAGADRLQTGMRGAFGKPQGTCARVAIGQVLLSVRCKDSNSHHAQEALRRAKFKFPGRQKIIISRKWGFTKFSRADYLKFKSENRIMPDGVNAKLLGCHGPLANRQPGRAFLPPSATA; translated from the exons ATGGGGAGGA GACCTGCTAGGTGTTATCGACAAATTAAAAACAAGCCATACCCCAAGTCACGGTTTTGCCGTGGTGTTCCTGATCCCAAGATCAGGATTTACGATGTGGGTATGAAGAAGAAGGGTGTGGATGAGTTCCCTTTCTGTGTCCACCTTGTTAGTTGGGAGAAGGAAAATGTATCAAGTGAGGCACTGGAAGCTGCTAGGATTGCCTGCAACAAGTATATGGCAAAGTTTGCCGGAAAGGATGCTTTCCACTTGAGAGTCAGGGTTCATCCATTCCATGTTCTTAGGATCAACAAGATGCTTTCATGTGCTGGAGCTGATAGGCTTCAAACTGGAATGAGAGGTGCATTTGGAAAGCCACAGGGGACATGTGCCAGGGTGGCCATTGGGCAGGTCCTTCTTTCTGTTCGCTGCAAGGACAGCAACAGCCATCATGCACAGGAGGCTCTCCGTCGTGCTAAGTTCAAGTTCCCTGGTCGTCAAAAGATTATTATCAGCAGGAAGTG GGGATTCACCAAGTTTAGCCGAGCTGATTATCTGAAATTCAAGTCAGAGAATAGGATTATGCCTGATGGTGTgaatgcaaag CTCCTTGGGTGCCATGGACCATTGGCTAATCGTCAACCTGGAAGAGCATTTTTGCCGCCCAGTGCAACCGCTTAG